A single Elaeis guineensis isolate ETL-2024a chromosome 15, EG11, whole genome shotgun sequence DNA region contains:
- the LOC140854131 gene encoding uncharacterized protein → MKSLNRKWKEYRAQLTKDYMRQGMTEEEVARNCPPDVPPHQWMELVHYWFSERAQTYSAIGRAARAAQSVPHTSGSKSYARLRQEFVDEHGREPGQVEFYRMTHTHQDGTFVQDESRDLYERATSLIAERDDESAASTQQSRIEAEVFTELMGPERYGRVRGYGVGVTPTQLSEVSRYTQHAAVDAQDSRVRRLEAEIQEIRQSRAAEMEEMRQSRAEMQAMRGQIDRLTSLLEMYGSSQAPGTSGTHRDSGTSRGDNDDHPPAD, encoded by the exons atgaagtctctcaaccgcaaatggaaagaatatagagcacaattgacgaaggactatatgagacagggtatgacagaggaggaggttgctaggaattgtcctcctgatgtaccccctcatcagtggatggagttggttcattattggttctctgagagggcacag acttattctgctattggtagagctgcacgagcagctcagtctgttcctcatacatcggggtcgaagagttatgcacgactccgacaggagttt gtggatgagcatgggagggaacccggacaagtggagttttatcggatgactcatactcatcaggatggtacttttgttcaagatgagtcgagagatttatat gagagggctacatctctcattgcggagcgtgatgacgagtccgcagcatctacgcagcagagccgtatcgaggccgaggtgttcacagagttgatgggaccagagcgctacggccgagtgaggggttatggagtaggagtcacccccactcagttatctgaggttagtagatatacgcagcatgctgcagtagatgctcaggattcacgcgttcgcagactcgaggcggagatacaggagattagacagagtcgtgccgctgagatggaggagatgcgacagagccgtgccgagatgcaggccatgaggggacagattgatcgccttacatctttattagagatgtatggttcatctcag gctcctggcacatcaggcacccatcgagatagcggcacgtcacgtggagacaacgacgaccatccgcctgcagattga